The proteins below come from a single Oerskovia jenensis genomic window:
- a CDS encoding RDD family protein — MVSREDVGSWLEGTPTGGQSGRGGRLGLPSDGPGSLATVGRRAVALVVDWVLCLLISYLVFDANSMATLGVFAVENLLLVSTLGYTVGHRVLGLQVRVLGGEGRMVGLWRGFVRTFLLCLVVPAVVWDGDGRGMHDKAAGTVIVRA; from the coding sequence GTGGTGTCGCGTGAAGATGTGGGTTCCTGGCTCGAGGGTACGCCGACCGGTGGGCAGAGCGGTCGAGGCGGTCGCCTCGGCCTGCCGTCCGACGGTCCCGGTTCGTTGGCGACGGTCGGCCGTCGCGCGGTCGCGCTCGTCGTCGACTGGGTGCTGTGCCTGCTCATCAGCTACCTGGTCTTCGACGCGAACTCGATGGCGACCCTGGGCGTGTTCGCGGTCGAGAACCTGCTCCTGGTGAGCACGCTCGGCTACACGGTCGGCCACCGTGTCCTGGGTCTGCAGGTGCGGGTCCTGGGCGGCGAGGGTCGCATGGTCGGCCTCTGGCGTGGATTCGTGCGCACGTTCCTGCTGTGCCTGGTCGTCCCGGCCGTGGTGTGGGACGGCGACGGTCGCGGTATGCACGACAAGGCCGCGGGCACGGTCATCGTCCGCGCCTGA
- the glnA gene encoding type I glutamate--ammonia ligase, which produces MFKNAEEAIAFTRNEDVEFVDVRFCDLPGVMQHFNIPISQFAESAFTDGMMFDGSSIRGFQAIHESDMKLIPDVTTAYIDPFRKRKTLIVNFSIVDPFTDEAYSRDPRNVAFKAEAYLRSTGIADTAFFAPEAEFYIFDDVRFKTSQNESYYHLDSKEAAWNTGRAEEGGNLGYKTRYKGGYFPVSPNDQMADLRDEMCAVLDQVGLDVERAHHEVGTAGQQEINYRFSTLTAAADDLMKFKYVIKNVAWEAGKSATFMPKPIFGDNGSGMHSHQSLWKDGEPLFYDEKGYGGLSDLARWYIGGLLKHAPALLAFTNPSVNSYRRLVPGYEAPVNLVYSARNRSACIRIPVTGNNPKAKRVEFRVPDPTANPYLAFAAQLLAGIDGIKNRIEPPEPVDKDLYELPPEEHAAIQQVPGSLEEALDALEADHDFLTVGDVFTPDLIETWVAYKREHEVDPIRLRPHPHEFELYYDL; this is translated from the coding sequence ATGTTCAAGAACGCGGAGGAGGCAATCGCCTTCACCCGGAACGAGGACGTCGAGTTCGTCGACGTCCGGTTCTGCGACCTGCCGGGCGTCATGCAGCACTTCAACATCCCGATCTCGCAGTTCGCCGAGTCCGCCTTCACGGACGGCATGATGTTCGACGGGTCCTCGATCCGCGGCTTCCAGGCGATCCACGAGTCGGACATGAAGCTCATCCCTGACGTCACGACCGCCTACATCGACCCGTTCCGCAAGCGCAAGACGCTCATCGTGAACTTCTCGATCGTGGACCCCTTCACCGACGAGGCGTACTCGCGCGACCCGCGCAACGTCGCCTTCAAGGCAGAGGCGTACCTGCGCAGCACCGGCATCGCCGACACCGCGTTCTTCGCCCCCGAGGCCGAGTTCTACATCTTCGACGACGTCCGGTTCAAGACGAGCCAGAACGAGTCGTACTACCACCTCGACTCCAAGGAAGCGGCCTGGAACACCGGCCGCGCCGAGGAGGGCGGCAACCTCGGCTACAAGACCCGCTACAAGGGCGGCTACTTCCCCGTCTCCCCCAACGACCAGATGGCCGACCTGCGCGACGAGATGTGCGCAGTCCTCGACCAGGTCGGCCTCGACGTCGAGCGCGCGCACCACGAGGTGGGCACCGCCGGCCAGCAGGAGATCAACTACCGCTTCTCGACGCTGACCGCAGCGGCCGACGACCTGATGAAGTTCAAGTACGTCATCAAGAACGTCGCCTGGGAGGCCGGCAAGTCCGCGACCTTCATGCCGAAGCCCATCTTCGGTGACAACGGCTCGGGCATGCACTCGCACCAGTCGCTCTGGAAGGACGGCGAGCCCCTCTTCTACGACGAGAAGGGCTACGGCGGCCTGTCCGACCTCGCCCGCTGGTACATCGGCGGCCTCCTCAAGCACGCGCCCGCGCTGCTCGCGTTCACCAACCCGTCGGTCAACTCCTACCGTCGCCTCGTGCCCGGCTACGAGGCCCCCGTCAACCTGGTCTACTCGGCCCGCAACCGCTCCGCGTGCATCCGCATCCCCGTGACGGGCAACAACCCCAAGGCGAAGCGCGTCGAGTTCCGCGTCCCGGACCCGACGGCCAACCCCTACCTGGCGTTCGCCGCCCAGCTCCTCGCGGGCATCGACGGCATCAAGAACCGCATCGAGCCGCCCGAGCCGGTCGACAAGGACCTGTACGAGCTGCCCCCCGAGGAGCACGCTGCGATCCAGCAGGTGCCCGGCTCGCTCGAGGAAGCCCTCGACGCCCTCGAGGCCGACCACGACTTCCTGACCGTCGGGGACGTCTTCACCCCCGACCTCATCGAGACGTGGGTCGCGTACAAGCGCGAGCACGAGGTCGACCCGATCCGTCTGCGCCCGCACCCGCACGAGTTCGAGCTGTACTACGACCTCTGA